The following proteins come from a genomic window of Crassostrea angulata isolate pt1a10 chromosome 1, ASM2561291v2, whole genome shotgun sequence:
- the LOC128161721 gene encoding zinc transporter ZIP10-like — MDLQLQILFVLLVVEPSHCARSSDLNASAVEELFVRQLFKKYGNESAISFEALEHLFQNLELGSMQITHRLNDHRDKTGFEPEHSDHQHKPVDNRIIKTHKRNHIHRRNLDFLTKCLLPSDIVNLFGFNTRDVITADQFHHMCPVIMVQLDSGICPHAHAQHHQAPTHFTMAGLVTIAPEAWGYGSAAIITISLLGLLSVSIIPCLQRVFLNTVLQFLVALAVGALSGDAMLHLIPHVFAAKKEGSTEDNENVYKGLCALAGIYSFFIFGRVQGIYMNRKIKEETKGENLMDITMRIEPKEAEEPEIVALNAVNEKTDEHCPKTSYEYEQPKDTPSTHEHPSGHGHSHDHPVPRTLGALVWRVVIGDGIHNFSDGIAVGVAFANSVTGGLSTSVAVLCHELPHEMGDFAVLLKNGMTIRQAILCNCVSSVLSFVGMAVGLAIGNIGQSSLWIFAGIAGMFLYISLVDLIPEMSLLESGKRERRPFCQLLFQLGGTCLGVGIMLLIALYEDQLNSVFD; from the exons ATGG ATCTTCAATTACAAATCCTTTTCGTGCTTCTTGTTGTTGAACCAAGCCACTGTGCCAGATCAAGTGACCTCAACGCATCAGCAGTGGAGGAACTGTTCGTCAGacaactgtttaaaaaatatggcaACGAGTCTGCCATCTCATTTGAAGCACTAGAACACCTTTTCCAGAATCTAGAATTGGGCAGCATGCAGATAACACATCGCCTCAACGACCACAGGGACAAAACAGGATTCGAACCTGAGCATTCGGACCACCAACATAAACCTGTGGATAACAGAATAATTAAAACTCATAAACGAAATCACATACATCGCCGAAACTTGGATTTTCTCACGAAG TGCCTCCTTCCCTCGGACATTGTGAATCTGTTTGGGTTCAACACCCGGGACGTCATTACTGCTGATCAATTTCATCACATGTGCCCCGTTATTATGGTTCAACTGGATAGTGGAATATGTCCCCATGCGCATGCTCAGCATCATCAAGCACCAACACACTTTACCATGGCTGGACTTGTCACAATAGCACCAGAAG CTTGGGGGTACGGCTCGGCGGCCATCATCACCATCAGTCTGCTGGGGCTCCTGAGTGTGTCCATCATCCCCTGTCTACAGAGGGTGTTTCTGAACACCGTCCTCCAGTTCTTAGTCGCCCTGGCTGTGGGGGCTCTGTCTGGGGACGCCATGCTTCACTTAATACCACAC GTTTTTGCCGCTAAAAAGGAAGGCTCTACTGAAGACAATGAAAACGTTTACAAAGGGTTATGTGCGTTGGCGGGCATCTATAGCTTCTTTATATTTGGTCGAGTACAAGGCATCTACATGAATAGGAAGATAAag GAAGAAACGAAGGGCGAAAACCTAATGGACATTACCATGAGGATAGAACCAAAGG AAGCGGAGGAGCCGGAAATTGTGGCGCTAAATGCGGTCAATGAAAAAACCGACGAGCACTGTCCAAAAACGAGTTACGAGTACGAGCAGCCAAAAGACACGCCCTCCACTCACGAGCATCCCAGCGGACACGGGCACTCCCATGACCATCCTGTCCCCCGAACCCTCGGGGCGCTGGTGTGGCGGGTTGTCATCGGGGATGGTATCCACAACTTTAGTGACGGTATAGCGGTGGGCGTGGCGTTCGCTAACAGTGTGACGGGAGGCCTTAGTACCTCAGTCGCCGTGCTCTGCCACGAACTGCCGCACGAAATGG GTGACTTCGCCGTTCTGCTGAAAAACGGGATGACCATCCGGCAGGCTATTCTGTGTAACTGTGTGTCCTCGGTTTTGTCTTTTGTTGGTATGGCGGTGGGGCTGGCTATCGGAAACATCGGACAGTCCAGTTTATGGATATTTGCCGGGATTGCTGGAATGTTTCTATACATTTCCCTTGTGGATTTA atacccGAAATGAGTTTGCTTGAATCGGGGAAACGTGAGAGGAGGCCGTTCTGTCAGCTCCTGTTTCAGTTAGGAGGCACGTGTTTGGGGGTTGGAATTATGCTGTTAATAGCTCTGTATGAAGACCAACTGAACTCAGTGTTTGACTGA
- the LOC128158585 gene encoding uncharacterized protein LOC128158585, translated as MKSPTGETIKIKTPEKIKIKKASVVLEKLDEGEILGINTRRNKAAKEKKSPVFHTQTDKSFPYTVEYRIEDCFGRSQHSKQETISSTTKSKTKLNEIKTCSSQDKSPTSGYMYKPKFRQSRSEKFVSPTLSETFKSTPSINTSQMTIKHGDNVRIRSYVSRRKLKGSVTEHSQSSMKKSQETDRTDIVTPPRLSSFVKTESLVLPNPSNISPQKEKLTFLPANLSLIKFSSDVKDLTEEDGKRALQRLAVVGSTTKSAEENKFSPLKEARAQFTAKLNSMKSQAVEMPPLNNDVMQVKQYMVTPFCASHIKSDDSPSNDNHQSGTNKVIEEKSDKVLSQFPFEDGIEEGKRTRTIVPQRSIPGKRTSILLKVDGRKNDGDEHMLDPKDAKSPAKSCEKTLTRRYKNTRYTIPFRSPSIVVPKNYDAFANTPKSQFEAKGPVTRMPELSDGTVDLMRKRYKRTGRITTVPILPKTTESLVQVSPGIHTMKDTKDLLNVTSIHAVEQPVCETFETPRVSSRHLSPGRVLATSPTKLPGSNDGMATSVEARSSFYSAYSSKRYCELVTENDQLNNMLSFSDYTSLINYQQSPLKNVHQKYSKNKTDASRLPRSHRDTVLCVTQESMPNNNAHDGVDVSMPSVCPVPSTSSYTQSHTLPERDCSGCFYCEFEEMMKKIDSDGEHIEEITQIYESDHAYTRTDSSTVVISYTNTITQETTPSEATEVSDETPDTSQQKIEGQMPVYAFQLGDNIILMPCANPNPQIPTKSEPKLPTKEKTKDVGNQQVQGRIDKKKHHRKTRTPKRNNFRNVCRDQLRFTRSLRLLPLKKKTKNSATNPVADVLRELGKGRHMKSKVYVPVLQIERDFDDVFTHISAVASTTVMDGSDAVLKRWNDFEDYPVRFSTDTISGAITEMEVDALPQGLYKFMKTGHDSMRDSACKSMAILSSVPPNVSTIMGDSIFLAVGPTSNNSKSNTEQPATIQKHKNMSYLLKSIENLIGKSGIESVVSDQTYRPKCHSPSWYQTPRFDAFTRLYHRHRKVSTTADKLTESLFTRL; from the coding sequence ATGAAAAGTCCAACCGGAGaaacaattaaaatcaaaaccccagaaaaaattaagattaagaAGGCttcagtggttttagagaaacTAGACGAGGGCGAAATACTCGGAATTAATACCAGGAGAAATAAAGCTGCCAAGGAAAAGAAAAGCCCTGTCTTCCATACACAAACTGACAAATCGTTTCCTTACACCGTAGAATACAGAATAGAAGATTGTTTTGGAAGATCACAACACAGCAAGCAAGAAACAATTAGTTCCACAACGAAATCCAAAACTAAACTGAATGAGATCAAAACGTGCAGTTCTCAGGACAAAAGTCCAACTTCCGGTTACATGTATAAGCCCAAGTTTCGCCAATCACGATCAGAGAAGTTTGTCAGTCCGACTCTTTCTGAAACCTTTAAATCCACCCCAAGCATAAATACATCTCAAATGACAATTAAACACGGTGATAATGTTCGCATCAGAAGTTATGTCTCTAGAAGAAAGCTGAAAGGCAGTGTTACTGAACATTCACAATCTTCAATGAAGAAATCACAAGAAACGGACAGAACGGATATTGTAACGCCTCCACGACTGTCCTCCTTCGTTAAAACAGAAAGCTTGGTATTGCCGAATCCCTCGAATATCAGCCCCCAAAAAGAAAAACTAACGTTTTTACCAGCTAATCTgtctttgataaaattttctTCCGACGTGAAAGATTTAACTGAAGAAGACGGTAAACGAGCCCTTCAGAGGTTAGCTGTGGTGGGAAGCACTACGAAATCAGCAGAGGAAAATAAATTCTCTCCATTGAAAGAAGCTAGAGCTCAATTTACCGCAAAACTAAATAGTATGAAAAGTCAAGCCGTCGAAATGCCCCCGCTTAACAATGACGTCATGCAGGTAAAACAGTACATGGTTACTCCTTTTTGTGCTTCTCATATTAAGTCAGACGATAGCCCATCAAACGACAATCACCAGTCAGGAACAAACAAAGTCATAGAAGAAAAGTCCGACAAAGTGCTATCGCAATTTCCATTTGAAGACGGTATTGAGGAAGGAAAACGTACTCGAACAATTGTACCCCAAAGGAGTATACCAGGAAAGAGAACTTCAATCTTGTTAAAGGTGGACGGAAGGAAAAACGATGGGGATGAACACATGCTTGACCCAAAAGACGCAAAATCACCAGCAAAGTCATGCGAAAAAACCTTGACAAGGCGATACAAGAACACTCGCTACACAATTCCTTTTCGCAGTCCGTCAATCGTCGTACCAAAAAATTATGATGCATTTGCAAACACTCCAAAGTCACAATTTGAAGCCAAAGGACCCGTGACGAGAATGCCGGAGTTGTCTGATGGCACCGTTGACTTGATGAGGAAGAGATACAAGAGAACGGGAAGGATCACGACGGTGCCGATTTTACCGAAAACCACAGAGTCCCTGGTACAGGTCTCTCCAGGTATCCACACAATGAAGGACACGAAAGACCTCCTGAACGTCACAAGTATCCACGCTGTAGAACAGCCCGTGTGTGAAACGTTCGAAACTCCTCGGGTTTCTTCCAGACATTTGTCTCCAGGCAGAGTTTTGGCCACCAGCCCAACTAAACTTCCGGGTAGCAATGACGGTATGGCAACATCAGTGGAAGCCAGATCGTCATTTTATTCTGCTTATTCGTCGAAGAGATATTGTGAACTTGTGACAGAAAACGATCAATTGAATAACATGTTGAGTTTTTCAGATTACACATCCTTGATTAATTATCAACAATCTCCTCTcaaaaatgttcatcaaaaGTACTCAAAGAACAAGACTGACGCTAGTAGACTTCCACGGTCTCATCGCGATACTGTTCTTTGTGTGACACAGGAATCTATGCCCAATAACAATGCACATGACGGCGTAGATGTTAGCATGCCGTCTGTCTGTCCCGTACCAAGTACATCTTCGTACACTCAAAGCCACACTCTACCTGAAAGGGACTGCAGCGGATGCTTTTATTGTGAATTTGAAGAGATGATGAAGAAGATTGACAGCGATGGTGAACACATCGAAGAAATAACACAAATATATGAATCGGATCATGCTTACACCAGGACGGATTCTAGCACGGTGGTAATCAGTTATACAAATACCATCACACAAGAAACCACACCCTCAGAGGCCACAGAGGTCTCGGATGAAACACCTGATACATCACAACAGAAAATAGAGGGTCAAATGCCTGTTTATGCCTTTCAACTCGGCGATAATATCATCCTTATGCCCTGTGCAAATCCCAACCCTCAAATTCCCACCAAGAGCGAACCAAAGTTACCGACGAAAGAAAAGACCAAGGATGTTGGAAATCAACAAGTACAGGGAAGGATAGATAAGAAAAAGCATCACAGGAAAACCAGGACACCAAAGAGAAACAACTTTAGAAACGTCTGTAGAGATCAGCTCAGGTTTACGAGATCTCTTCGATTACttccattaaaaaagaaaacaaagaattcagCTACCAATCCTGTTGCTGATGTTTTGCGCGAACTAGGCAAAGGAAGACACATGAAATCCAAGGTTTATGTGCCAGTGCTACAGATAGAACGAGACTTTGATGATGTATTCACCCACATATCTGCTGTTGCTAGTACAACGGTTATGGATGGTTCAGATGCTGTGTTAAAGCGCTGGAACGACTTTGAAGATTATCCTGTACGGTTTTCGACCGATACAATATCGGGAGCCATCACGGAAATGGAGGTTGACGCCCTTCCTCAAGGGTTATATAAGTTCATGAAGACAGGACACGATTCTATGCGTGACAGTGCTTGCAAATCGATGGCTATTCTATCTTCCGTGCCTCCAAACGTTTCTACTATCATGGGTGATTCCATCTTTTTGGCTGTTGGGCCTACCAGCAACAATAGCAAATCAAATACTGAGCAACCGGCAACTATTCAAAAGCATAAAAATATGTCTTATCTACTGAAGTCTATAGAAAATCTGATAGGGAAGTCGGGGATTGAGTCGGTGGTCAGTGACCAGACCTACAGACCCAAGTGCCACTCTCCAAGCTGGTACCAGACACCTAGATTTGACGCGTTTACACGTTTGTATCACCGCCATAGAAAGGTATCCACGACTGCAGATAAACTGACTGAAAGCTTATTCACGCGTTTGTGA
- the LOC128160119 gene encoding uncharacterized protein LOC128160119, producing MAQYKIPDPEEMVPCPYDKVHMIRAKRMQYHLMKCRKNYIGSDFATCPFNARHEMPKPELRYHLANCPDKAVIEPMLAYESSKKNGEEASMFRGCVDLPVYEQINIESEENWDAEIPSVARIGVDPQYFARQDHMVIPGLTRSEKKEFARQMHLPAENRSYVAQYSEPSDYDHLKDEQPKLRLPKTAAQTYLPNQKKSVQLTSTVFAYSLSMAGVGRGLPAGSQNGSGNDSVGGVAGQGRGRGRGTTATAGRGTTMAQMNGHPSQPLGRGVVYQNGHVPHAASMAQSGPQSTVRSENQSSSPVFSVGIGRGSRATNVTTPPSFVVPTIPQQNHNGYVKDDEGSEDSMEDLSKKLKKIEKKLRQIELLETKVDEGHTLTAEEAAKVAMKGKLSKQGESLQQKSDSN from the exons ATGGCACAGTACAAAATTCCTGACCCCGAGGAAATGGTTCCTTGTCCATATGACAAGGTACACATGATCCGGGCCAAGAGAATGCAGTATCACCTGATGAAGTGCAGAAAG AATTACATAGGCAGTGACTTTGCGACCTGCCCTTTCAATGCCAGACACGAGATGCCAAAACCAGAGCTCCGCTACCACTTGGCCAACTGTCCCGACAAAGCTGTGATCGAACCCATGCTGGCTTATG AGAGCAGTAAGAAGAATGGAGAAGAAGCTTCAATGTTCAGAGGTTGTGTTGATCTTCCCGTCTATGAACAGATTAACATCGAAAGTGAAGAAAACTGGGATGCTG AGATTCCGTCGGTGGCCAGGATAGGAGTAGATCCTCAATACTTTGCCCGGCAGGATCACATGGTCATTCCAGG ACTGACGCGATCTGAAAAGAAGGAGTTTGCTAGGCAGATGCACCTTCCAGCTGAAAATCGATC GTACGTCGCTCAGTACAGTGAGCCATCTGACTACGATCACCTGAAGGATGAACAGCCAAAGCTCCGCCTGCCCAAGACTGCAGCTCAGACCTATCTTCCTAACCAGAAGAAGTCTGTTCAGCTAACATCGACAGTGTTTGCATACTCCCTGTCAATGGCGGGAGTAGGGCGCGGACTACCAG CAGGCAGTCAAAACGGCTCAGGAAACGACTCTGTTGGAGGCGTAGCTGGACAGGGAAGAGGAAGGGGGCGTGGCACAACAGCGACCGCGGGGAGAGGAACAACAATGGCCCAGATGAATGGACACCCATCCCAGCCCCTGGGGAGGGGAGTGGTCTACCAGAACGGTCATGTACCTCATGCTGCCTCCATGGCCCAGTCTGGTCCCCAGTCCACTGTTAGATCAGAGAACCAGTCTAGCAGCCCAGTGTTTAGTGTAGGAATTGGTAGAGGAAGCAGGGCAACTAATG TGACCACCCCACCTTCCTTCGTGGTTCCCACAATACCACAACAGAACCATAATG GCTATGTGAAGGACGATGAGGGATCAGAAGACTCTATGGAAGATCTCAGTAAGAAGCTGAAGAAGATAGAGAAGAAGCTCCGACAGATTGAGCTGTTGGAGACCAAGGTGGATGAGGGACACACCCTGACGGCTGAGGAG gcTGCAAAAGTTGCCATGAAGGGAAAATTGTCAAAACAGGGGGAGAGTCTTCAACAGAAATCAGACTCTAATTGA